Below is a window of Sulfurisphaera ohwakuensis DNA.
GTTGATTAAAGTCCCAGAAGGAATTCCAATCGCAAGACCAAAAATTGGGTCAGCCGGAAATACTGGATTATGGAGAGTTGAAAGACCCGAGATTCATTATGATAAATGCACTAAATGTAGGCTATGTGTACTTTATTGCCCAGAAAATACAATAGATTTGTTAGAGAATTTGTTTCCTAAAATTGATTATGACTATTGTAAAGGTTGTGGTGTATGCGCTCAGGTTTGTCCCACAAAAGCAATTGAGATGGTTAGGGAGGTGAAATAAAAATGACTCAAATTTTAAAAAGAAAGGCTTTAGCATTAGTAGGAAATCATGCAGTTGCCTATGCAGTTAAACAAGCTAAACCACAAGTATTAGCAGTATTTCCTATAACACCTCAAACTACAATGTTAGAAAAACTTGCTGAATATATAAGTTCAGGTGAACTAAAAGCAGAGCTTGTAAGAATAGAGAGTGAGCATTCAGCATTAGCAACAATTTATGGTGCAGCAGTAGCGGGTGCTAGAGTATTTACTGCTACTGCCTCACAAGGACTATTGTACATGGGCGAAATGATATATTGGGCTGGCGGTCAAAGAGTTCCTATGGTAGCCGCAGTAGCAACAAGGGCAATAGCGGAGCCTTGGAGCATTTGGGATGATCATCAAGATTTTATGAGTAAAAGAGATGCTATATGGATTCAAATTATGGCTGAAAACGTTCAAGAGGCTTACGATTTAACACTTCAAGCTTTTAGGATTTCTGAAGATGAAAGGGTAATAATGCCGGTAATGATGGGGTTTGATGGCTTTATCTTAACTCACACAATGGAGAGAGTTGAAGTGCTTGAAGATTATGAAGTTGATTCATTCTTACCACCTAGACAATTTAATTTAATTGACTTTTCAGATCCAATAGGAGTAGGCCCAATAGCACAGCCAGATGAGTATATGAGAATAAGATATGAAGCTATGAAGGCTATGGAAAGAGCTAAGTCAGTCATTGAAGAAATAATGAGAGAATATGAGAAAATCTCTGGAAGAAAGCAGTACGGACTTGTTGAATGCTATAAATGTGAAGATGCAAAGTATGCTTTTGTAACTATGGGCGCATGGAGCGGCGATGCGAAGGTCGCAGTAGACAGATTAAGAGATCAGGGTATTGAGGCAGGATTATTAAAGATTAGAGTATTCAGACCGTTTCCAAGGGAAAAAATAAAGGAATATTTGAGGTCAATGAAGGGTGTAATAGTATTTGATAGAGCTGTATCTTTCGGCTCTGGAGGTATTTTAGCAAATGAAGTAAAATCATCTCTTTATGGATTAGAGGTTCCAGTTTATAGCGTTGTAGCCGGTTTAGGTGGTAAAGATGTTAGACCCTTACACTTCCAAAAAGTAATGGAAGATCTAATTGAAGGTAGGTTAGAAGAGGAGAGGTGGTTGTTATGAGTTTAATCACTCAAGTTAAAAGAATTCCAAAATTTTATAGAGGAAATGCTGCATGTCCAGGTTGTCCAATTCCAAGGGAATTAGATATACTAATTGAGGAATTAGGAGAGAAAACTGTACTAGTTGTTCCAGCATCATGCTCAACAGTAATTCTAGGAGATACTTCTGGGATGCCATCTACAGTTCCAGTGGTTCATAGTGCATTTGCCGCATCCGCTGCTATAGCTTCTGGTATTGTTAGGGCTTTAAGAATGAGAGGAGATAAGGATGCAATAGTTACAGTATGGGCTGGTGATGGTGCCACTGGAGATATAGGTTTTGCTACTTTAAGTGGCGCTGCTGAAAGAAATGAAGACATACTTTACGTTTGTTATGATAATGAAGCCTATATGAATACTGGAATTCAACGTTCAAGTTTAACTCCTAAAGGAGCTTGGACAACTACAACTCCAGAAGGTAAAAGAGAGTTTAAGAAACCATTACCATTCATTATGGCTGAACATAAAATACCTTACGTAGCTACTGCATCAATAGCTTATCCATTTGATTATCAAGCAAAGGTGAGGAAAGCTAAGCAAATTCACGGATTTAGGTACATACATTTACTATCACCATGTCCACCAGGCTGGCGTTTTGACTCAAGTTTAACAATTGAAATTGCAAAGTTAGCTGTAGAAACCGGTGTTTGGCCATTATTTGAAATAGAGAACGGAGAATTTAGGTTAACAAGTGTTAGTAAGACACTACTTGATAAGAAAAACAGAAAACCAGTGATAGAATACTTAAAATTACAGGGAAGATTTAGCAAACTTACTGAGGAACAAACTAAAGAAATTCAAGAATCAATAGACGAAATGTGGGAACAAATTAAAGAAATGGTTAAAAAATGATGAAATTAAATGTGCAAATAATAAGAAGCTAGCAAACCTAGTATATGTGTTCCAATAGCAGCTAATATTCCTAGACTCAACATTTCAACACCTTTTTTAGCTGGATTTACTGAACTTAACAAACCTATTAAATAACCCACAATAAATATCGCTATTCCAGAAATGATATATGAGGAAATTACACCGACTAATCCTCCAATGCCCAGTAAATAAGGAATTATTGGAATTACTGCACCGGATATATAGGATAACGCTGTAACTCCAGCACTCTTTTTTGGGCTTTCCTCAACTTTTGGTGCAATTATGTCTTCAGCAACATCAACAAGCTGTGGAGAAATATCAGAGGCAATATTTTCTTTAATTCCTAGTTCTGTTAATATCATGGAAAGTTTTTTCGCAACTTCCT
It encodes the following:
- a CDS encoding transketolase C-terminal domain-containing protein; the encoded protein is MTQILKRKALALVGNHAVAYAVKQAKPQVLAVFPITPQTTMLEKLAEYISSGELKAELVRIESEHSALATIYGAAVAGARVFTATASQGLLYMGEMIYWAGGQRVPMVAAVATRAIAEPWSIWDDHQDFMSKRDAIWIQIMAENVQEAYDLTLQAFRISEDERVIMPVMMGFDGFILTHTMERVEVLEDYEVDSFLPPRQFNLIDFSDPIGVGPIAQPDEYMRIRYEAMKAMERAKSVIEEIMREYEKISGRKQYGLVECYKCEDAKYAFVTMGAWSGDAKVAVDRLRDQGIEAGLLKIRVFRPFPREKIKEYLRSMKGVIVFDRAVSFGSGGILANEVKSSLYGLEVPVYSVVAGLGGKDVRPLHFQKVMEDLIEGRLEEERWLL
- a CDS encoding 3-methyl-2-oxobutanoate dehydrogenase subunit beta; amino-acid sequence: MSLITQVKRIPKFYRGNAACPGCPIPRELDILIEELGEKTVLVVPASCSTVILGDTSGMPSTVPVVHSAFAASAAIASGIVRALRMRGDKDAIVTVWAGDGATGDIGFATLSGAAERNEDILYVCYDNEAYMNTGIQRSSLTPKGAWTTTTPEGKREFKKPLPFIMAEHKIPYVATASIAYPFDYQAKVRKAKQIHGFRYIHLLSPCPPGWRFDSSLTIEIAKLAVETGVWPLFEIENGEFRLTSVSKTLLDKKNRKPVIEYLKLQGRFSKLTEEQTKEIQESIDEMWEQIKEMVKK
- a CDS encoding 4Fe-4S binding protein, giving the protein MIKVPEGIPIARPKIGSAGNTGLWRVERPEIHYDKCTKCRLCVLYCPENTIDLLENLFPKIDYDYCKGCGVCAQVCPTKAIEMVREVK